The following are encoded together in the Oreochromis niloticus isolate F11D_XX linkage group LG12, O_niloticus_UMD_NMBU, whole genome shotgun sequence genome:
- the LOC102078591 gene encoding natterin-3 isoform X1, translating to MIFPVFISHIHLPVLLLLILLILSSASSHDIENTTQQKDGTDSSGIPPTAVNRLMQTNLPVLSVHNFRQKRQVQSSSVVHINGTNLMWVTWNSSLPNHSVSLYNGDTDRVDYICKYKCDAGFYMPSKGPYCYYPSAIENRGFPFEILVNKDNFEILEWKADSYGSVPKNSVWTCSGKQIYVGKNHYGLGKVSTKEKVFYLPYNDKEYSYNNYEVLTINENVISQTIYNVRYNKDHSKVFKFPPEVMHEATISNHECYPVVKTETLSKTYQVQQRWDFTFSIKFGAKITITAGIPSIVKGTLEVSTEVQFQFTTGTTVTESMTDTASVELTVPPNHSCKFSTVRRKEKVETSFTALLRRTYGDGEIHTTSITGTYDSIQVGKIQAVVDRCELLVEFKPCPVQCKSSVMSDDVNLVFLLFTSFSCSYWI from the exons ATGATTTTTCCCGTTTTCATATCCCACATACATTTGCCAGTGTTGTTGCTGCTGATCCTGCTAATTCTGTCTTCAGCCAGTTCTCATGACATTGAGAACACTACACAGCAGAAAGACG GAACAGATTCCAGTGGCATCCCTCCAACTGCAGTGAACAGACTGATGCAAACAAATCTGCCAGTTCTAAGTGTTCATAACTTCAGACAGAAGAGGCAAGTTCAGTCGTCCTCCGTTGTCCATATCAATGGCACTAACCTGATGTGGGTGACCTGGAACAGCTCTCTTCCTAATCATTCCGTCTCACTTTACAATGGTGATACTGATCGAGTTGATTATATCTGTAAGTACAAGTGTGACGCTGGCTTCTATATGCCCAGCAAGGGTCCTTATTGCTACTATCCTAGTGCGATAGAAAACAGAGGTTTTCCATTTGAAATATTGGTTAACAAAGACAACTTTGAGATCCTGGAGTGGAAGGCTGATTCGTATGGTTCAGTACCGAAGAATTCAGTCTGGACCTGCTCAGGGAAGCAAATATATGTGGGCAAGAACCATTATGGACTGGGAAAGGTGTCCACTAAAGAAAAGGTTTTCTACTTGCCTTATAATGATAAAGAATATTCATACAACAACTATGAGGTCCTGACCATCAATGAAAATGTCATCAGCCAGACGATCTACAATGTCAGATACAACAAGGATCATTCTAAAGTCTTCAAATTTCCTCCTGAGGTCATGCATGAAGCAACCATCAGCAACCATGAATGTTACCCAGTAGTGAAAACAGAGACTCTCTCAAAGACATATCAGGTGCAGCAGAGGTGGGACTTCACCTTTTCTATCAAGTTTGGGGCTAAAATAACTATTACGGCTGGCATCCCCTCCATTGTGAAAGGAACTCTTGAAGTCAGCACAGAGGTGCAATTTCAGTTTACAACGGGAACCACTGTGACAGAGAGTATGACTGACACTGCCTCTGTGGAGCTTACTGTGCCACCAAACCACTCCTGTAAATTTTCCACTGTTCGGCGCAAAGAAAAAGTTGAGACGTCATTCACAGCACTGCTCAGGCGTACTTACGGTGATGGAGAGATCCACACAACGTCAATCACTGGGACATATGACAGCATTCAGGTTGGAAAAATCCAGGCTGTGGTCGATCGATGTGAACTTCTAGTAGAATTCAAGCCTTGTCCAGTCCAATGCAAATCCAGTGTGATGTCTGATGATGTAAaccttgtttttcttctctttacatcattttcctgttcataCTGGATTTGA
- the LOC102078591 gene encoding natterin-3 isoform X2 produces the protein MMEVLLLLILLILSSASSHDIENTTQQKDGTDSSGIPPTAVNRLMQTNLPVLSVHNFRQKRQVQSSSVVHINGTNLMWVTWNSSLPNHSVSLYNGDTDRVDYICKYKCDAGFYMPSKGPYCYYPSAIENRGFPFEILVNKDNFEILEWKADSYGSVPKNSVWTCSGKQIYVGKNHYGLGKVSTKEKVFYLPYNDKEYSYNNYEVLTINENVISQTIYNVRYNKDHSKVFKFPPEVMHEATISNHECYPVVKTETLSKTYQVQQRWDFTFSIKFGAKITITAGIPSIVKGTLEVSTEVQFQFTTGTTVTESMTDTASVELTVPPNHSCKFSTVRRKEKVETSFTALLRRTYGDGEIHTTSITGTYDSIQVGKIQAVVDRCELLVEFKPCPVQCKSSVMSDDVNLVFLLFTSFSCSYWI, from the exons ATGATGGAAG TGTTGTTGCTGCTGATCCTGCTAATTCTGTCTTCAGCCAGTTCTCATGACATTGAGAACACTACACAGCAGAAAGACG GAACAGATTCCAGTGGCATCCCTCCAACTGCAGTGAACAGACTGATGCAAACAAATCTGCCAGTTCTAAGTGTTCATAACTTCAGACAGAAGAGGCAAGTTCAGTCGTCCTCCGTTGTCCATATCAATGGCACTAACCTGATGTGGGTGACCTGGAACAGCTCTCTTCCTAATCATTCCGTCTCACTTTACAATGGTGATACTGATCGAGTTGATTATATCTGTAAGTACAAGTGTGACGCTGGCTTCTATATGCCCAGCAAGGGTCCTTATTGCTACTATCCTAGTGCGATAGAAAACAGAGGTTTTCCATTTGAAATATTGGTTAACAAAGACAACTTTGAGATCCTGGAGTGGAAGGCTGATTCGTATGGTTCAGTACCGAAGAATTCAGTCTGGACCTGCTCAGGGAAGCAAATATATGTGGGCAAGAACCATTATGGACTGGGAAAGGTGTCCACTAAAGAAAAGGTTTTCTACTTGCCTTATAATGATAAAGAATATTCATACAACAACTATGAGGTCCTGACCATCAATGAAAATGTCATCAGCCAGACGATCTACAATGTCAGATACAACAAGGATCATTCTAAAGTCTTCAAATTTCCTCCTGAGGTCATGCATGAAGCAACCATCAGCAACCATGAATGTTACCCAGTAGTGAAAACAGAGACTCTCTCAAAGACATATCAGGTGCAGCAGAGGTGGGACTTCACCTTTTCTATCAAGTTTGGGGCTAAAATAACTATTACGGCTGGCATCCCCTCCATTGTGAAAGGAACTCTTGAAGTCAGCACAGAGGTGCAATTTCAGTTTACAACGGGAACCACTGTGACAGAGAGTATGACTGACACTGCCTCTGTGGAGCTTACTGTGCCACCAAACCACTCCTGTAAATTTTCCACTGTTCGGCGCAAAGAAAAAGTTGAGACGTCATTCACAGCACTGCTCAGGCGTACTTACGGTGATGGAGAGATCCACACAACGTCAATCACTGGGACATATGACAGCATTCAGGTTGGAAAAATCCAGGCTGTGGTCGATCGATGTGAACTTCTAGTAGAATTCAAGCCTTGTCCAGTCCAATGCAAATCCAGTGTGATGTCTGATGATGTAAaccttgtttttcttctctttacatcattttcctgttcataCTGGATTTGA
- the LOC109204627 gene encoding natterin-3-like, which yields MKLSVLLLSALLTLSSASLQDIVKKSIQLREVSLLKPELEGRVPEPTGNRKVLGPLNPADLEQQQDLPSSFLFGDNVNLQWLTWDGSLPNGAVSIYNGYTERIDYVCKYKCEAGFYNPSLGPYCRYPYGDREYYTPEFEILTNKDNFEFLEWKEGSYGSLPQHSVRTCAGVDIYVGKNKYGLGKVVPQFEAFFLPWEGDEYWYKNYQVLAINRDIYTQHISDVKYGIDEVTIFQYPPETMRISGITNNECQTVVKTVTITKTSEVETTWNIGRATMLGVTGSITAEIPFIGSGGIELGAEKTLQFTRGTTIIETLSHSVSVELTVPPNHTCKVRMEGRKIKADIPYTARLSRTYHNGETQWTTITGMYDGVQIGEVRAVVDRCEPVIDAKPCP from the exons atgaagCTGTCTGTGTTGTTGCTGTCGGCCCTGCTGACTCTGTCCTCAGCCAGTCTGCAGGACATTGTGAAGAAGAGCATACAACTCAGAGAAG TGTCCTTACTGAAACCAGAGCTGGAGGGCCGGGTCCCTGAACCAACTGGTAACAGAAAGGTGTTGGGTCCTCTAAATCCTGCTGACCTGGAGCAGCAACAGGATCTGCCTTCCTCCTTCCTCTTTGGCGATAATGTCAACCTGCAGTGGCTGACCTGGGATGGATCTCTGCCCAATGGAGCCGTTTCCATCTACAACGGCTATACCGAGCGCATTGATTATGTCTGCAAGTACAAGTGTGAGGCTGGCTTTTATAACCCTAGCCTGGGACCTTATTGCCGCTACCCCTATGGTGACCGTGAGTATTACACCCCTGAGTTTGAGATCCTGACTAACAAGGACAACTTTGAATTCCTGGAATGGAAGGAAGGCTCCTACGGTTCACTGCCACAACATTCGGTGAGGACCTGTGCAGGAGTTGACATCTATGTTGGGAAGAACAAGTACGGTCTTGGGAAGGTTGTTCCTCAGTTTGAGGCTTTCTTCCTGCCCTGGGAAGGTGATGAGTACTGGTATAAGAACTACCAGGTCCTTGCCATCAACAGGGACATCTACACCCAGCACATCTCTGATGTTAAGTACGGCATTGATGAGGTCACCATCTTCCAGTATCCTCCTGAGACCATGCGTATCTCTGGTATCACCAACAATGAGTGCCAGACAGTGGTGAAGACAGTCACCATCACAAAGACCTCAGAGGTGGAGACTACCTGGAACATCGGACGAGCCACAATGCTTGGTGTCACGGGCAGCATCACAGCCGAAATCCCCTTCATCGGCTCCGGGGGCATTGAGCTTGGTGCTGAGAAGACGCTGCAGTTCACCAGGGGAACCACCATAATCGAGACGCTCAGCCACTCCGTGTCTGTGGAACTCACAGTCCCACCAAACCACACCTGCAAAGTCCGCATGGAGGGTCGCAAGATCAAAGCTGATATCCCTTACACGGCTCGCCTCAGCCGAACCTACCACAACGGAGAAACCCAGTGGACCACCATCACCGGGATGTACGACGGAGTCCAGATCGGAGAAGTCCGGGCAGTGGTGGACCGCTGCGAACCTGTCATAGATGCCAAGCCTTGCCCCTGA
- the LOC106098185 gene encoding natterin-3-like produces the protein MRWCVAVLLAVLQLCSPALQSDPLLYVFQLQDGKEKPSKPWLNPTLGNVVPSRGGLSPPKVVETSETETTSNSSPMFGEHVNLRWVTWSGSLPNGTVAIFNGYTERTDYVCKVTCEAGFYTPSKGNFCQYPYADQEYASSKFEVLVNVDHFEFLQWVEDSYGSVPEYAIKTCPNSDIYVGKNKYGLGKVVTRHKAFFLPWEGDEYWYKNYQVLAINRDSYSQHISHVEYAIDQMELFHHPPEALKLTKVTNLECSNVEKTVTLEKTSTVEKKWDIGRETRNGSVSTMTAKVPIFGPGNVELSKEQTVTFSKGTTIVESISHAVSVELLVPPNHSCTVRMDGRKMKADIPFTGRLSRTNHNGDTHWTYITGTYDGVSVGEINAVVERCQPVPEAVPCSPDQN, from the exons ATGAGGTGGTGTGTTGCTGTTCTCCTGGCAGTGCTGCAGCTGTGCAGCCCGGCGCTGCAGTCTGACCCGCTGCTCTACGTCTTCCAGCTGCAGGATGGGAAAGAAAAACCCAGCA AGCCATGGCTTAACCCCACCTTGGGAAATGTTGTCCCTTCCCGGGGAGGTCTCAGCCCTCCTAAAGTTGTAGAAACCTCAGAAACTGAGACGACTTCAAACTCGAGCCCCATGTTTGGTGAACATGTCAACCTTAGGTGGGTCACATGGAGCGGTTCCCTCCCAAATGGCACTGTTGCCATCTTCAACGGCTACACCGAACGTACCGACTATGTGTGCAAAGTCACCTGTGAGGCCGGTTTCTACACTCCCAGCAAAGGGAACTTCTGCCAATACCCCTATGCTGACCAAGAGTACGCATCCTCCAAGTTCGAAGTCCTGGTTAATGTGGACCACTTTGAGTTCCTCCAGTGGGTTGAAGATTCGTATGGCTCTGTTCCTGAGTATGCCATCAAAACCTGTCCCAACTCAGACATCTATGTGGGTAAGAATAAGTATGGTCTTGGTAAAGTGGTGACCAGACACAAAGCCTTCTTCCTCCCCTGGGAGGGGGATGAGTACTGGTACAAAAACTACCAGGTCCTTGCTATCAACAGAGACAGCTACAGCCAGCACATCTCTCATGTGGAGTATGCCATTGACCAGATGGAGCTGTTCCACCATCCTCCAGAAGCCCTGAAGCTCACTAAGGTCACCAATCTGGAGTGCAGCAATGTGGAGAAGACAGTGACACTGGAGAAGACCAGTACAGTGGAGAAGAAATGGGACATCGGCAGGGAGACCCGCAATGGCTCTGTGTCCACCATGACAGCCAAAGTTCCTATCTTTGGTCCGGGTAATGTGGAGTTGTCCAAGGAACAGACGGTGACCTTCTCAAAGGGGACCACCATTGTGGAGTCAATCAGTCACGCTGTCTCTGTGGAGCTGCTGGTCCCACCCAATCACTCCTGCACCGTGAGGATGGATGGCAGAAAGATGAAGGCTGACATCCCTTTCACCGGCCGGCTGAGCAGGACCAACCACAACGGAGACACCCACTGGACCTACATCACGGGCACCTATGACGGCGTGAGTGTTGGTGAAATCAACGCTGTGGTGGAACGGTGTCAGCCGGTGCCTGAAGCTGTCCCCTGCTCCCCAGATCAAAACTGA